CAAGCCCGGGGAGAAGCTCTCTGGAAGCTTCTGGCACCAGTGAATTGTTCTTTTCCAACAGGCTGATgaacagggagggaaagagagagaaagaaaagtgggtGGCAGAAAGACCAGAGAGAAacggagaaagagaaaaggctaCTTTGGTCTCTCGTGCTACCCAGCACTGGCTTCCTACCCTACTCCTATAGAGCCAGGCCCAAAGCATTAGATCTAAGCCAGTGGGACAGATCCAGTTGAAGTTCAAGGCCCAGCAAGGATTTGAATCTGGAGTTTTCTGGTCTAAATCCACCATTTCAGCCATTATGCTACACTGACTCTTACCTCACTCTCACCACCACATATAGTGGGAAAGGCAGTTCATGAAGTAACAACACATGTTTTCACTTCACTTACGACAGtgggtttgtctgtctgtttaaAGCAGTTATAGGCTACCTTTCTAAAGTTCTCTCAAGGTGGAGCTGAAAGAATATAATGTTAAacttttaaaatgacaaaatcCAAAGGTAAGCAACACTTTAAAATAACATGAGTCAACATCAAGTAGCACAAACCACAGCAGCCAGTTAGCAGTGCATCCAGTGAAAGCACATGACTTAAAAGTCGCTTGGAACAAATAGCTCTTCAAAGCATTTCGCAACAACAAGACTGAAGGGGTCAAGCCAACTACTGTATATACCCCTTGAGAAGGAATTCCAGAGtcgagccaccactgaaaagtccctGTCCTTCAACCAATCTTAGGCAGGCCAGCAACCTGGGTCTCCCGTGCCGAACTGAAGGCACAGgcaggcatgttgttgttgttgtttagtcgtttagtcgtgtctgactcttcgtgaccccatggaccagagcacgccaggcactcctgtcttccactgcctcccgcagtttggtcaaactcatgttcgtagcttcgagaacactgttcaaccatctcgtcctctgtcgtccccttctcctagtgccctccatctttcccaacatcagggtctttcccaaggattcttctcttctcatgaggtggccaaagtattggagcctcagcttcacgatctgtccttccagggagcactcagcaTAGGAGGTCTCAAATTATGTATGGTCAGCTTGGGAACTGGGGCCAGGAATCAGGGCAACTGGTACAGAGTCAGTGCAACATGTTCTGACCACCTAGCCACAATGATCAGACTCTTTCTGTACAAGTTGACGTTTCCAAGTCGTTTTCAACAGAAGCTCCACATTCTGAGTGCATTGTCatagtctagtccaggcatccccaaactgcggccctccagatgttttggcctacaactcccatgatccctagctaacaggaccagtggttggggaagataggaatcgtagtcgaaaacatctggagggcccaaagtttggggatgcctggtctagtctgaATGTAACAACTGCTTGCATAACCAAGACTAGATCAATTTCCCCCATGTAGGAAACAACTGGCGTAGTGGCATGGGCTGGTGAAAGCATACCATAGACAATGCTAACCCTGGAGGAACCCTGCCCAAAGCTGTAAACGTGGTCTTTCAGAACACAACTTCATGCAGGATCAACTGAATACTTAGGACCTCTTTCTTGTCAGGATTAAGCTTCACCTTAGTTGCCCTTCCATCCCAAATCGTCCTCTAGACACCTGTCTGGGAGTGCCACAGCCTTCCTGGGATTGATATGTGGAAAACAGAGGTACAGCTGTCTGTCACCAGAATCCTGATGACACTGCGCATTAATACAGGCATCAACAGGGCTTAGAAATAAGTGTTTAAACAGGAAATTAAATGCCCCTGTGATATATGAGGGGGGTTAAACTTCATTTTACAAAAGGGGAAATAAAACCAGCTTGAAAGTTGATCCCATGGCTTTCACAGCTTGTCAAAGGACTGCGAGTCGATATATTGATCCCGTCAGTTAATAAAACTTCAGATGTATTTTAGCAGGTTTAGAAGAATAAGAGTTTTATAGGAAGTGTGCAAAGAAAAGCAATAGTAAATGGTACTAACTGCTGGGAGGCACTGGTGGCGGATGGCGCCAAGGAAGCCTGTTGGCATTGCTGCCTGACTGATCTACAGCATTAATCACTGTCATTTTTATCTGAAGGAAAACAGTCTCCCATCTGTACTGAAGATAAATCAGTTCCAGGAATTGGAACAAAATAAACACCAGTAGCATCTGCTTTTGTAAAGAAGAAGGGTGGCCTCAGTGGGAGAAGGGAAACTACTGTATATTGGCTTTTTGGCCCTGAATCTGTTTCCAATTACTTCTAACGAAGGTTCTGCAGATAGACTGATCTGAAGATTGCATTGTGATCTGCATGGCTGTTATTGGCCTAGTTTGAACAGTCATTAGAGACAGAAATTAGATAGATTGTGCACTTTCCCTTTTCAAAGTCATTAAGAACAAATTAGGCAATGTGCTCCATCTTGTTCTGATAATGGAAACAACAATCTCATGTTGTCAGCCAGCGGCTCCTCTGAGTTTCTGGAAGGGGGAAAGCATTCTGTTTTCTATTATTCCTACCGGGATAAAAGTTTGCTTATTTTTACTATTTGCTATTTTTAATTTCTGATTTTGTGCATCATGcagaaaccccaccccaccccattaatTACTGCCAAAGTAGATAGATGCAGCCTTAAATACACAGATACATAACAGGCAGCTGCATATCTTGTTTTTCTGTAGCTGACCGGGCAGCCCGATTCTCACTGTGAAGGCAGCGTGTGGGAAGCAGAAACGTATCTCTTCAGATCAGAATGGAGCCAGGTCTATTGTGGAATCAGTACTGCCCTTGCGGCATTCAGACAACATCAAAATGTCAACTTgtacttttttttacattttatttggaTTTCTTCTTACTGTGAAGAACCAGTTAGATAAAAACCACCCATCATTTCTCTGCAGTCACTGCTAGTGTGTGGAAGctgcattttttgggggtgggcaatttggagagagagagagagagagagagagagagagagagagagagagagagagagagagagagagagaatgatctaTTAGTTGCTGGTCCCTGCTATACATTGGCAGCTGGTGAAATCTGGGCGAGTTCTGTGGATGGACATGAGCGAAATTTGCAAACTCTCTTGCTCCGGAGAAGCCTAGAgacatctataccaggcatccccaaacagcggccctccagatgttttggcctacaactcccatgatccctagctaacaggaccagtggtcagggatgatgggaattgtagtccaaaacatctggagggccgaagtttggggatgcctaatctatACAAACAGGAATTgtgctccctctccctcccattgCTTCCACTCCTGAAATTAGGCTACGGTACTTTCACCCCAAATAGCCCTgatttcctctgccctcctccacACACCAGACAATGCTGTTTATCTTTtctaagaaatatttttttcaagcatCTTGAAAGTTTATGCATCTTGGTGTTTCTTTGCTACCTTTATATAGAAAAAATAcacacttcatttaaaaaaaacaccctggaaaGTTAATGTGAGGAGGTATCTTTATGAGCTCAGTCCTACAGGAAAATTTGTGTATCTGACAAAACCAGGGATAATGCAGGATAATGTACACCCTGGTGGGAGTCCTAATGGTATTTACCTTTATACAATAAAGAGTGCTTTACAAGTATACTACTATGCTGACTATAAGGTGGTTGCCAACATTTTAATTTTACATATGGGGAACTGAAGCTGAGAGAGACAGGAAGAAGCGGGGAGGAGAGTGTAACTGATTGGCATATTCGCCCAGGCTACACATTTAATCCATTGCAGAAGTGGCAACCCAGAACTCATATTTATTTGGTCTGGGATTCCCAGATCCATGTCCGGCCTCCAGCTCTCCATTCATTGGTAGTTGTTTGCCTTGGAATACTCTAGATCTGCATCACCTCTCCGAACCAGGCAGGTTTATGCCACAGTGGCCTcgcttctcttcttctccctccctcttgagTGATGTTGCCAGCTTGcatccccacaccccaccccatacaTGGCCGATGTTGCTTTTGTCTTAAACTAATCactgagggcttgtccacacttccgcttgtccggTGCCCAGAAAGCACAAATTTGACCAGTTTTCCCTTTGCCAGGGAAAACCTACTCTTTACctttaaatcagaacaaacacaatatttgctccaattgagcgctAAAGTGTGGTTttctccaggggaaagcagtgagacAATAAGAAGTGTCGATAAACTCTTAATTTCAAGTCCTGAAGGTCTGAGTAAAATCAGATCATTATCATCCATTTCATTGCTGTGAGAACCCTCTGGCATGTCTTGCCTGAGACAAAGGGGGGTCATTGACTACATCCCTTAGGAGGGCGTGGGAACTGATGTTGGATCTCTGGGAGGGACAGAAGCAAACCCCGAAGCCACAGCCAGAGCAGGGGAAAGAGTTCAGCCTTCAGAGAACTtttgagaatgaatgaatgaatactcaAGGGATATGGATGGAAATGGATCATTCCCCACTTTGCTCCAGACTGTTTCTGCCTAGTTCCACACAAAATAAACTGGGGATGTTAGAAACGGAAACATTGGAAGCAATGTCAGGAGCCCCTACATGGTACTTCAAGGCATCAGGGAAGAACTGTGTGTTATACTCGAGACAGGATTATGGCCCAATACTGCTACCCTAAGTAGAATTCCTTCTCCCTCGCTCATAGAATGGGGGATCATAAAGTGCCTTTCCCAAAGCCTCACTCCGACGCACTGTCTGCCACAAGAGGtgaaaatgtatggtgtgattgtCGTGGTTTTGCTCCATAACGATCCAGAGCAAGTCACAACaaatagttagcagagtaaaaacgtTTAAACTCGATGCAGGGTGCCAAAAAAGATTCAGAGAGCAATCAGCTTCATCCAGTATTatttactgaaggcaaatgagcataacagTCACAAATCAAGTTGCAGCAAAACCTTAACTTACTCTTACAATAAGACAAAAAACTTAGCACTTAAATATACAGATCACCACAAAGGAACAAAGCagagaggttccggtttccgcctgcaggaatggcggacctgttttccatctctctgaccttcgtaaggaatttggcggttgctaggggagtaaatggcaaccccctaccctctccgggggttacggagaggggccgctggcccgcgatgcccccagacccactacgactgtttttggagtggggggagcttgggctgagcacttacaagggccaggactcccggacgctaatctgcatggcggggatttccatggttaaagaagataattaggcttaaatctatggacatacttcagaaggaggggaagaagcgctgtttactgctgagaaatttatgctgctgagggagaggagtcaaagattgtactgcatctggaagaaggattgatggggacggagcgataagggaagtgagtttttatttttttttcttctcgtaccttcccggacgcgatgtcctggcttgtttggagtgaaagagaagcaaaagactgtgtgagttgaactttataactgttgttactgagcatattttttaaagatgtggagttgccgatgagaaaagcccccccctagtcggacggaaggagttctggacgcgttcggaggatttatgagctgtgacgcactttaaattggagcagcgacctgaagctaagttcagctatagggcaaggagatccattaatttaccaagagtctatggtttgatgtttgggtctcctgcctggaaaagctgtaaattctataatgatcgtaaatcttcatggctatgagagaaaagctttttaaaatggcgctgcttcgaactgcttcgacgcaacagggagctccattaagaagatttatggggaggctggactgattaactcacacaggagaaagaacatctgtgaaactttgtttgatatttatctcagcagctgggaaacaatcggatgaaagtggaaaacatctatgtgactgtaaggggaagatctggattattatgaacttggaggacgatttgaactttagaaaaaagacggcagtggacagttgcgaggaattcccaatttcttgaagcatgggaacccaaataaaaaattctttagatgatttggcataacattcggtttgattgatatatatatgtgtataatttgaaatattgaatgtgatataattggttttaattggaaaattaataaaaatatttttttttttaaaaaaggaacaaagcaGAGAGAACCAAGAAGtaaaaagagaaagtgaaaccagGCTCTTTGGGGCCTGTTCTTATAGGCAGAATGACCTTGAGAGAGaaagataacaggaccagtttaaaccagcttattttagggttgccatatttcaaactgaaaatctggacagaaagtTAAGCTTTGTTTTTggaaggttgttgagctttttgggcaaattcacaaaaaaaaagtttttaagctatttttaaggaagatCTCCAAAAACACTGCTAAcatgccatacgtctggaatttcctggacctTTTTAGCagtttctgcctggacactgcttctgactgcagtattccagatatgtccaggACGGTCAGGATGTATGGCAGCCAGTGGTGGGGAATCTGTAGGACTCCATTGTTcctgttgaccatgctggctgagacggAGGGGAGTTTGTACCTCAAGTTTGCAGCATCACTCAAACCTGGAACCTGAGGAAGTATGGAGTCTGTGCACCCATAAGTTTTACCTAATTCCAAATCTTGTTCCCCTGGTCTTTTTTacatacataaacaaacaaacaaacacacacacacaaacaaacaaacaaacaaacaagagaatGGAGATGTTAGCCTAGATCTCCATTGCCTCATCTGGTTGAGCCATGAGCTACAAACCAATAAGTCCTTAGTTCGACTCTCCCTTCTGGCATAAGCTCAGTTGCTGAACTTATGTGAGTCACTACTCGTCTGTGCATCAGTCTGCTCATATGTCATACAGGTATGATAACATCAATCTTCCTTCTAGgtgtgtgaagtgctttgaacaagAATAAAGTCAAAATGCTAAGTGTGATTATTCTCAATCCTTCTCCACTGTGATGCCTTCAAACGCTGACAAAATCTTTCTGCTGTATTTTATCAGTGACTATTTTCACTGACTTTAATGGGTGTGCTTAAATATCTCCCCCCTCTCATCTTTTCAGACCATCACCAGAGGAGGCTTGGCAGTGGCGCAACTCTCTGGAGAAACTCCTGCAAAATCCATGTGAGTTTGCTGTGGGGTCTCTACTGGGAGCACCTATTCTAGCAATGTTAGAGTCCTTGCAGGTTGTGGGTGTGAGCAGGTTAAATCATTCCTTGGGAATGACAAGGAAGAAGTGCAATCATaagtatttaataataatgacaCTACACAAGGGCTTTGGATGAAAACTGAATGATACTGTGCTACAAACTAGAGACATGGAGGAATCCAGATATACAAGTAATAAAGGTGTTGGTAGTAAGGCAATATGACAGAGGGGAAACCCAGTATGCTTCAAGCAATTCATAGGCATTTGACATGTGCAGAAGTTGAATTCCAGCCacaagttaaaacaaaacaaaacaaaaaaatccttccagtagcaccttagagaccaactacatttgtcattggtatgagctttcgtgtgcatgcacacttattcagatacgaATAAGTTAGTTAGAGCAATTAGACTCTTAAGGACATAATGATTTAAATGCCATCGTCTCCATTCATAAGGAGCACAACAAAGTCCTCCCTCTCCCATATAGCTAGCCTTCATGTGAGCTAGGGCTTCTGTGTCTAATAGTCCCTTAGTATGGCTTGCTAGAATCCTGCTACATTATCCTCCTCCAAAGACTACTTATTATTATAATATGATAGATTCAAACAAGAGAAAATGGAACTGGTATAAGAAGTTGGGGTAGAAATACATCGTTCTGATATAATTTGTAGGTACGATGGAAGAAAAATGATACAGATGTTGAATATGGGAACCTGCATTTCCATGTCAGAAGCCAATGTTGTCTCTTATTTGAAAGGATTATGGTGAATCCATTATTTTAAATGGTGACCTTCCCCCAATTTTTCTCTGTGCAGACGGGCTTGCTAgcttcaggagcttcctccaATCCGAGTTCAGTGAGGAGAACATTGAGTTCTGGATTGCTTGTGAAGACTATAAGAAAATCAAAGTGCCTGCTAAAATGACTGAAAAGGCCAAGAAAATCTATGAGGAATTTATCCAAAGTGAGGCTTCCAAAGAGGTCAGTTATTTGCATTGAAAGGAGTTCATAAATTTGCTGTGTGCTAAGAGTTGTCTCTGGTGGAATGATCTCACACTATTATCCCCCAAATCACAAAACAATTCTCTAAACTATCCCCTGCTTGtatattgtcagggggactccttacaaggaccctcccccagtcatcctgaccagcacttcgcccagtgctagcagcgggtcaggaggagggaatgaggaatggactcagacgtgtcagagcctaggcaccaacccagctggccagaagaggaaggacagcgcagcgaggtgccgCCAAAggaaggacgggagaaggaaccaGCCCCTTCtggcacccgaattgaggcgcgtgcCCACAGGACTAGGGGgcgcattttggggtgcccaggcttttatgctggtccaagatgcgaaggaagccattgccaggttctgaatcggactaggcagtcatgttttctgatatctctgcactgtaaataatatgcacaataaaactctgaaagacagagcggactggaacatctttactcgagagtagccgcaacaatcccctgacatatATATCATAATGATTTGCTGTTGCAGCGACAGTTACAGCGTTGCTTCCTGGTCATCGTGCAACATACTTGGGAACTCTACTTTTTTACACCTTTAATTTTAAGAAATTGAATACCTAAATTAAAGTTGTaatacggcctcggtccagtatacctgaaggagcgtctcctcccccatcgttctgcccggacactgaggtccagctccaagggccttctggcggttccctcgctacgagaagccaagttacagggaagcaggcagagggccttctcggtagtggcacccaccctgtggaatgccctcccaccagaggtcaaagagaacaacaattaccagacctttagaaggcatcttaaggcagccctgtttagggaagcttttaatgtttgatggatttctgtattttaatgttttgttggaaataaaataatattattattatttagaacttTGCTCCAATTCAAAGCCTGCTAATTTCAACAGGctctgccaacattttcaaattaaaatttgtaTCCTTTGAAATTTTACACCTCCCACATACAGCCCACAACCAAAGCTCATGTACTTATTCTAGGGAAGAGCCAagaggtgccaggttcaattcctggcatcccctGCTAAATTAGGGATCTCATGTGGCAGGGGTTCAGAAAATGCTCCATCTGAAAGTCCAAAAGACCGACTCGGAATGAGGTAGCGTCACAAGTGGAATTTGTAGCAAAAATTCACAATCTACACAATGcaaataaattcaaatatttaattatttttgcatttgtgTCCAGATGTTCACTGCATTACAGCCCAGGTTAATTTCTGATATTCCTGGTTTCATGTTTGCCATTGTTACAAActattattgtatttatttatttatatttaatttgcaacccacccatctgactagttTGCATGTTGGCAATTCTGCCATAAATCCAAGTGCGAAACGGTATTTTTAGTAGCTCCCTTGCTTTAAATAACACTGTGAAGGAACAGGATTGGTTCGATTTCCACAAATAAtcacttcccccctccttcttacCTAGGTGAACATTGACCATTTCACCAAATCTGTCACCATGAAGAACCTGGTGGAGCCATCTGTGAGCACTTTTGACCTGGCCCAGAAGAGAATCTTCATGCTGATGGAGAAGGATTCTCTGCCCAGATTTGTGCGTTCCAACATATATCAGGAATTAGTAAAGTAGCAATGTGGCAGAGCTGTGCGGGGAACGGCTACTCCCACCCCAAGCAGCGTTGTTACTTACTTACTCCAGTTATCAGTAGCCCGCTTTTGCTAGTCATCTGGGTAGTTGTTTTgctttatatgtacagtatatatatatttcaagcttCTAGATTTCAAAGGCTGTGTTGTTAAAAGTCTTGCCCACACTGTTTTGGTCTTTCTGCTGTTCCAGTTGATTTCATATTACAATTTCTCGAATTTCTGTTCTTCTCCATGAATATCactgttacaaaaaaaaaagcaattagaTGGGCACACCTACCTAAAATACAACAGATGCCAACTGGTGAAACCTATGCTACTTGTATTTATTATCCCATCACCTACCAATCACATGTCTGTGTCTAATAAAAGATAAGGAGGTTGTGGGGTCTTGAACTGGTGAATTGGGACCCATTGGTGACTTGCGGCTGGACCTATTGGTtggtagcagcagcaatgccaccaTTCAAATTTACGGTGTGACAATAAAAAGAGGGTCTCCAATTGCCTGCTTGGGTTAAGGGTCGGTCCCTAGTCTGAAAAGGATGAGGACTATTACTATAGAAAACAGGTTTTGACCAGCATAGGTCATCCTGTCATTTCTAGTAGCCATGAGGATATAGCATGACTCAGCTATAAGAAAGGTAAAGGATGCAcacaaaaataacatttgctcCCTTGTGCCTTTTTACTTAATTCTTTCACTGAGATCATATTCATATACTCCCATGTCAAAAGTTTGTTATCCACTAccgtaaaaaaaggtaaaggtaaagggacccctgaccatttggtccagtcgtgaccgactctggggttgcgcgctcatctcgcattattggccgagggagccggcgtatagcttccaggtcatgtggccagcatgacaaagccgcttctggcaaaccagagcagcacatggaaatgccgtttaccttcccgctgtagcggttcctatttatctacttgcattttgacgtgctttcgaactgctaggttggcaggagctgggaccgagcaatgggagctcaccccgtcacagggattcgaactgccgaccttctgatcagcaagccctaggctctgaggtttaaccacagcgccacctgggtccactacCATAGGTCATTTTATTACTGCAATTTCATCCAGGGAATGTTATTCAGATATATTGTTATCAGGTGAGAGCAGGCACAAGGAATAGGACAGAAAATTACAGCTCTTAAACTGATGGTATAAAAACTCAGCTTGCAATAATGATCTATATGT
The genomic region above belongs to Zootoca vivipara chromosome 7, rZooViv1.1, whole genome shotgun sequence and contains:
- the LOC118089085 gene encoding regulator of G-protein signaling 5 — protein: MCKGLAALPHTCLERAKEIKTKLGTLLQKPDSAIDLIIPYPEKPEKPTKVQKPSPEEAWQWRNSLEKLLQNPYGLASFRSFLQSEFSEENIEFWIACEDYKKIKVPAKMTEKAKKIYEEFIQSEASKEVNIDHFTKSVTMKNLVEPSVSTFDLAQKRIFMLMEKDSLPRFVRSNIYQELVK